In one Bactrocera tryoni isolate S06 chromosome 5, CSIRO_BtryS06_freeze2, whole genome shotgun sequence genomic region, the following are encoded:
- the LOC120777387 gene encoding V-type proton ATPase subunit e — MVSPWLAPIIITCIWGFIGIICPFLARGPNKGVTQCCLMLIASTCWLFWLCCYMTQMNPLIGPKLTMNEIMIVAREWGNPIQDTIDITY, encoded by the exons ATGGTTTCCCCATGGCTGGCACCTATCATAATCACTTGCATTTGGGGCTTCATTGGAATAATTTGTCCCTTTTTGGCTCGTGGACCTAACAAAGG AGTCACCCAATGTTGTTTAATGTTAATAGCTTCTACCTGTTGGCTATT ctGGCTATGTTGTTATATGACGCAAATGAACCCACTTATCGGTCCTAAACTAACCATGAACGAGATTATGATCGTGGCTCGTGAATGGGGAAATCCCATTCAGGATACAATTGATATCACATATTAG
- the LOC120777965 gene encoding 60S acidic ribosomal protein P0: MVRENKAAWKAQYFLKVVELFDEYPKCFIVGADNVGSKQMQNIRTSLRGLGVVLMGKNTMMRKAIRGHLENNAQLEKLLPHIKGNVGFVFTKGDLAEVRDKLLESKVRAPARAGAIAPLPVVIPAQNTGLGPEKTSFFQALSIPTKISKGTIEIINDVPILKPGDKVGASEATLLNMLNISPFSYGLAITQVYDSGSIFSPEILDIKPEDLRAKFQAGVANLAAVSLQIGYPTIASAPHSVANGFKNLLAIAAATEVDFKEAATIKEFIKDPSKFVAAAAASAPAAGAGAAAEKKEEAKKEESESEEDDDMGFGLFD, encoded by the exons ATGGTTAGGGAGAACAAAGCAGCCTGGAAAGCTCAATACTTCCTTAAAGTTGTC GAACTCTTCGACGAATATCCTAAGTGCTTCATTGTCGGCGCTGATAATGTCGGCTCAAAGCAAATGCAAAACATCCGTACTAGCCTGCGTGGATTGGGTGTTGTGCTCATGGGTAAGAATACTATGATGCGCAAGGCTATCCGTGGTCATTTGGAAAACAACGCTCAATTGGAGAAATTGCTGCCACACATCAAGGGCAATGTAGGTTTCGTATTTACCAAGGGCGATTTGGCTGAAGTTCGTGACAAATTGCTTGAATCGAAAGTGCGTGCACCTGCTCGTGCTGGTGCTATTGCTCCTTTGCCAGTCGTGATTCCAGCACAAAACACTGGTTTGGGTCCCGAGAAAACTTCTTTCTTCCAAGCTCTGTCGATTCCAACCAAGATTTCCAAGGGTACAATTGAAATTATCAATGATGTGCCCATTTTGAAACCAGGAGATAAAGTTGGTGCTTCAGAAGCTACTTTGCTTAATATGTTGAACATTTCGCCCTTCTCGTATGGTTTGGCCATAACCCAAGTGTACGACTCTGGTTCCATTTTCTCACCTGAGATCTTGGACATCAAGCCCGAAGATTTGCGTGCGAAGTTCCAAGCTGGTGTTGCCAATTTGGCCGCCGTATCGTTACAGATTGGTTACCCAACTATTGCTTCGGCACCACACAGTGTCGCCAATGGTTTCAAGAATCTGTTGGCTATTGCTGCTGCCACCGAAGTGGACTTCAAGGAAGCTGCTACCATCAAGGAGTTCATCAAGGACCCCAGCaagtttgttgctgctgctgctgcctctGCTCCAGCTGCTGGTGCTGGCGCTGCTGCCGAAAAGAAGGAAGAAGCCAAAAAGGAGGAGTCGGAGTCCGAGGAAGACGACGACATgggtttcggtctcttcgactaa